The proteins below come from a single Paraburkholderia flagellata genomic window:
- a CDS encoding YciI family protein: MPFLIETFDKPGHAEVRARERDVHLEFLARNKALLLACGAKLNDDGSSAGGGIYIVDLETREEAERFIAQDPFTHAGLFESVKIVRWRKAYIDGTSYL; this comes from the coding sequence ATGCCCTTTCTAATCGAAACGTTCGACAAGCCCGGCCACGCCGAGGTGCGGGCGCGCGAGCGCGACGTGCATCTGGAATTTCTCGCGCGCAACAAGGCGCTGTTGCTAGCCTGCGGCGCGAAACTCAACGACGACGGCAGCAGCGCGGGCGGCGGCATTTATATCGTCGACCTCGAAACCCGCGAGGAAGCCGAGCGCTTCATCGCGCAGGATCCGTTCACGCATGCCGGATTGTTCGAGAGCGTGAAGATCGTTCGCTGGCGCAAGGCCTATATCGACGGAACATCCTACCTGTAA